A single region of the Nicotiana sylvestris chromosome 6, ASM39365v2, whole genome shotgun sequence genome encodes:
- the LOC104240455 gene encoding protein TAP1-like produces MEMKYLTLMVTVMAAMAIFEGKFSMANLMEVKCIEVCMNECKKTGIATAACLKFCPLHCVPPTPPPEVRYCNLRCILQHCVDYKNDEEKLEGCVSNCRKNDHC; encoded by the exons ATGGAAATGAAATACCTAACCCTAATGGTGACAGTGATGGCGGCCATGGCTATATTTGAAGGGAAATTTAGTATGGCCAATCTGATGGAGGTGAAATGTATAGAAGTTTGCATGAACGAATGCAAGAAAACTGGTATAGCCACTGCTGCCTGTCTCAAATTCTGTCCACTTCACTGTGTTCCACCTACGCCTCCTCCTGAAGTCCGCTACTGCAATCTCCGATGCATTCTTCAACATTGTGTTGACTACAAGAATG ATGAAGAGAAACTGGAGGGCTGTGTATCCAACTGCCGGAAGAATGATCATTGCTAA